The sequence ATTAGCTAGTTGGTGGGGTAAAGGCCTACCAAGGCGACGATCTATAGCTGGTCTGAGAGGACGATCAGCCACACTGGGACTGAGACACGGCCCAGACTCCTACGGGAGGCAGCAGTGGGGAATATTGGACAATGGGCGAAAGCCTGATCCAGCAATACCGCGTGTGTGAAGAAGGCCTGAGGGTTGTAAAGCACTTTCAATTGGGAGGAAAAAAGTAAGGCCAATACCCTTGCTCTTGACATTACCTTTAGAAGAAGCACCGGCTAACTCCGTGCCAGCAGCCGCGGTAATACGGAGGGTGCAAGCGTTAATCGGAATTACTGGGCGTAAAGCGTGCGTAGGCGGTTATTTAAGTCAGATGTGAAAGCCCTGGGCTTAACCTGGGAACTGCATTTGATACTGGGTAACTAGAGTTTAATAGAGGAGAGTGGAATTTCAGGTGTAGCGGTGAAATGCGTAGAGATCTGAAGGAACACCAGTGGCGAAGGCGGCTCTCTGGATTAAAACTGACGCTGAGGTACGAAAGCGTGGGTAGCAAACAGGATTAGATACCCTGGTAGTCCACGCCGTAAACGATGTCAACTAGCCGTTGGGTCTTTTAAAAGACTTAGTGGTGCAGCTAACGCATTAAGTTGACCGCCTGGGGAGTACGGCCGCAAGGTTAAAACTCAAATGAATTGACGGGGGCCCGCACAAGCGGTGGAGCATGTGGTTTAATTCGATGCAACGCGAAGAACCTTACCTACCCTTGACATCCAGAGAATCTGTTAGAGATAGCGGAGTGCCTTCGGGAACTCTGAGACAGGTGCTGCATGGCTGTCGTCAGCTCGTGTCGTGAGATGTTGGGTTAAGTCCCGTAACGAGCGCAACCCTTATCCTTAGTTGCCAACAGGTCAAGCTGGGAACTCTAGGGAGACTGCCGGTGATAAACCGGAGGAAGGTGGGGACGACGTCAAGTCATCATGGCCCTTATGGGTAGGGCTACACACGTGCTACAATGGCCGGTACAGAGGGCCGCGAACTCGCGAGAGTAAGCAAATCCCAGAAAGCCGGTCCTAGTCCGGATTGCAGTCTGCAACTCGACTGCATGAAGTCGGAATCGCTAGTAATCGCGAATCAGAATGTCGCGGTGAATACGTTCCCGGGCCTTGTACACACCGCCCGTCACACCATGGGAGTGGGTTGCAAAAGAAGTAGGTAGTTTAACCTTCGGGAGGGCGCTTACCACTTTGTGATTCATGACTGGGGTGAAGTCGTAACAAGGTAGCCCTAGGGGAACCTGGGGCTGGATCACCTCCTTACAAAGACGCGCCGACACGTATCATGAGTACCCACAACAAATTATTTTGATCAAGCACGACACGAGCCTGGGCCTGTAGCTCAGTTGGTTAGAGCGCACCCCTGATAAGGGTGAGGTCGGAGGTTCAAGTCCTCCCAGGCCCACCACCTTGCAAAGCGCCAAGGCCGGTAGACGGGCGAGGGAACCTACTTAATGGGGCCATAGCTCAGCTGGGAGAGCGCCTGCCTTGCACGCAGGAGGTCAGGAGTTCGATCCTCCTTGGCTCCACCAAGAAAGACACAGGCTGTCGACGATACATCAACTCTATAAGACTTTATCCTGCCCTTTGTTTAGGCAAGCGGGGCGAGGTTTTATAGACTTGATAAGTAACATCATCAAGGCTCTTTAACAATTTGGAAATCTGTACACTGTAAATTCATAGCTGGAATGCGCAAGCATAAAAGCGAAGAAGATACATAAACGAGTTCAAGAACACCGAAGCGCAAGCGAAGGTGAACTGAATGAGTTCTCAAGCAGAAAAAAAGCGAACATGTCAGCTGATCAAACCACAGCCGGCCTGGAGCACAGGGTAACCCAGAAACGGGAAGCCACTGAACGCCAGACTGATTGGGGTTATATGGTCAAGTGAATAAGCGCATACGGTGGATGCCTAGGCGATAAGAGGCGATGAAGGACGTTGTAGCATGCGATAAGCCGCGGGGAGTTTGCAAACAAACTTTGATCCGCGGATTTCCGAATGGGGAAACCCAGTCAGGATAACCTGACTATCCTGCACTGAATACATAGGTGTAGGAAGCAAACCCGGAGAACTGAAACATCTAAGTACCCGGAGGAAAAGAAATCAACCGAGATTCCCTTAGTAGTGGCGAGCGAACGGGGACCAGCCCTTAAGCAATTAAGGCATTAGTGGAACAGACTGGAAAGTCTGGCGATACAGGGTGATAGCCCCGTACACGAAAATGCCTCAGTTGTGAAAACGAGTAGGACGGGGCACGTGAAACCTTGTCTGAATATGGGGGGACCATCCTCCAAGGCTAAATACTCCTTATCGACCGATAGTGAACCAGTACCGTGAGGGAAAGGCGAAAAGAACCCCGGAGAGGGGAGTGAAATAGATCCTGAAACCGTATGCGTACAAGCAGTAGGAGCGGACTTGTTCCGTGACTGCGTACCTTTTGTATAATGGGTCAGCGACTTAATCTCAGTGGCAAGCTTAACCGAATAGGGGAGGCGTAGCGAAAGCGAGTCTGAACAGGGCGTTCAGTCGCTGGGATTAGACCCGAAACCGGGCGATCTATCCATGACCAGGCTGAAGGTGAGGTAATACTTACTGGAGGGCCGAACCGGGATCTGTTGAAAAAGATTCGGATGAGTTGTGGATCGGAGTGAAAGGCTAATCAAGCTCGGAGATAGCTGGTTCTCCTCGAAAGCTATTTAGGTAGCGCCTCGTGTATAACTGTTGGGGGTAGAGCACTGTTTCGGCTAGGGGGTCATCTCGACTTACCAACCCGATGCAAACTCCGAATACCAACAAGTTTCAGCACGGGAGACACACGGCGGGTGATAAGGTCCGTCGTGAAAAGGGAAACAGCCCAGACCGTCAGCTAAGGTCCCCAAATCTATGCTCAGTGGGAAACGATGTGAGAAGGCCCAGACAGCCAGGAGGTTGGCTTAGAAGCAGCCATCCTTTAAAGAAAGCGTAATAGCTCACTGGTCGAGTCGGCTCGCGCGGAAGATTTACCGGGGCTAAGCATAGTACCGAAGCTACGGGATTGCACTTTAGTGTAATCGGTAGAGGAGCGTTCTGTACGCCTGTGAAGGTCACTTGAGAAGGTGGCTGGAGGTATCAGAAGTGCGAATGCTGACATAAGTAACGATAATGGGGGTGAAAAACCCCCACGCCGAAAACCCAAGGTTTCCTGCGCAACGCTAATCGACGCAGGGTTAGTCGGTACCTAAGGCGAGGCCGAAAGGCGTAGTCGATGGCAAACAGGTTAATATTCCTGTACCGGTCGTAACTGCGATGGGGTGACGGAGAAGGCTAGGTTAGCTACCTGTTGGAATAGGTAGTTTAAGCGTGTAGGGAGTCAGACTAGGCAAATCCGGTTTGGCAATCCTGAGGCGTGATGACGAGTCTCTTTAGAGACGAAGTAACTGATGCCATGCTTCCAAGAAAAACCTCTAAGCTTCAGGTTACGAGTGGCCGTACCCTAAACCGACACAGGTGGGTGGGATGAGAATTCTAAGGCGCTTGAGAGAACTCGGGTGAAGGAACTAGGCAAAATGGTACCGTAACTTCGGGAGAAGGTACGCCTTGAGTAAGTGAAAGCCCTCGCGGTTGGAGCTGAAAGAGGTAGCATTAAACTGGTGGCTGCGACTGTTTAGCAAAAACATAGCACTCTGCAAACACGAAAGTGGACGTATAGGGTGTGACGCCTGCCCGGTGCCGGAAGGTTAATTGATGGGGTTATCTTCGGAGAAGCTCTTGATCGAAGCCCCGGTAAACGGCGGCCGTAACTATAACGGTCCTAAGGTAGCGAAATTCCTTGTCGGGTAAGTTCCGACCTGCACGAATGGCGTAACGATGGCCACACTGTCTCCACCCGAGACTCAGTGAAATTGAAATCGCTGTGAAGATGCAGTGTACCCGCGGCTAGACGGAAAGACCCCGTGAACCTTTACTATAGCTTGACACTGGACTTTGAACCTATTTGTGTAGGATAGGTGGGAGGCACTGAAGCAGCAACGCCAGTTGTTGTGGAGCCAACCTTGAAATACCACCCTGGTATGTTCGAAGTTCTAACCTAGGTCCATTATCTGGATTGGGGACAGTGTCTGGTGGGTAGTTTGACTGGGGCGGTCTCCTCCTAAAGAGTAACGGAGGAGCACGAAGGTGTGCTCAGCATGGTCGGAAATCATGCGATGAGTGTAAAGGCAAAAGCACGCTTGACTGCGAGATAGACACATCGAGCAGGTACGAAAGTAGGTCTTAGTGATCCGGTGGTTCTGAATGGAAGGGCCATCGCTCAACGGATAAAAGGTACTCCGGGGATAACAGGCTGATACCGCCCAAGAGTTCATATCGACGGCGGTGTTTGGCACCTCGATGTCGGCTCATCACATCCTAGGGCTGAAGCAGGTCCTAAGGGTATGGCTGTTCGCCATTTAAAGTGGTACGCGAGCTGGGTTCAGAACGTCGTGAGACAGTTCGGTCCCTATCTGCCGTGGGCGTTTGAGATTTGAGGGAAGCTGCTCCTAGTACGAGAGGACCGGAGTGGACGAACCTCTGGTGTTCCGGTTGTCACGCCAGTGGCATTGCCGGGTAGCTATGTTCGGACAGGATAACCGCTGAAAGCATCTAAGCGGGAAGCCCCTCCCAAGATGAGATCTCACTGGGACCATGAGTCCCCTGAAGGGCCCTGGGAGACTACCAGGTTGATAGGTCAGGTGTGGAAGTGCAGTAATGCATGAAGCTAACTGATACTAATTGCCCGTGAGGCTTGACCATATAACACCCAATCGGTTTGGGTGGTGTAAGCCGACAGACGCTTTAAATATGCGAGAACGTGTACAGATTTCCAAAGAGACGGCTGAAGCCGACGCACTAGACCCCTAGCGCGCCCTTCGACGCCTCAATGCGGCAGGATTGACCTGCCAAACCAGTTTGCCTGGTGACCATAGCGAGCGTGGCCCACCCGATCCCATCCCGAACTCGGCAGTGAAACCGCTTAGCGCCAATGATAGTGTGGCAGTTTGCCATGCGAAAGTAGGGAATCGCCAGGCTCTTATATCAAACCCCATCCAGGTTAATCCCTCGGTGGGGTTTTTTTTGTTTTGAATATTTTCGCGACCGTGTATTTCCGGTTTAAAAAAATTATTCTCTATTGTTCATCATAGAAATTGCTACTGCTTCGGCAATCTTAATTCCATCAACAGCAGCAGATAATATTCCTCCTGCATAGCCAGCCCCTTCTCCGGCAGGAAAAAGACCTGCCGTATTAAGACTTTGGAGAGAGTCATTCCTTTTAATTCTAATTGGGGATGAAGTGCGAGTTTCTACGCCTGTTAAGATAGCATCATTCATAGCGAATCCCTTAATCACTTTGTCAAAGGCAGGTAATGCTTCACGAATCGCAGATATGACAAATTCAGGCAGACAGGAAGATAGATCGCATAAGTGTATCCCCGGCGTATAAGATGGTATGACCGAACCCAGCTGAAGTGAGGGCTTACCTGAAAGAAAATCACCAACTAGTTGAGCCGGCGCATCATAATTTCTACCCCCCAATTCAAAAGCTAATTTTTCCCATTTGCGCTGAAAATCGACACCGGCTAATGGGCTGTCAGGGTAATCATCCGGTGAGATATCGACGACGATTGCGCTGTTGGCATTTCGTTCATTGCGTGAATATTGACTCATTCCATTTGTAACTACATGGCCAGGTTCAGATGTTGCAGCAACAACGGTTCCACCTGGACACATACAGAAACTGTAAACAGTTCGGCCATTATTGCAATGATGCACCAGCTTATAGTCTGCGGCACCCAAGAGCGGATTTCCAGCTTGTGGCCCAAAACGACACTGATCGATCATTGATTGGGGATGTTCAATACGAAATCCGATAGAAAACGGTTTGGACTCAATATAAACGCCACGGTCGAACAACATTTTGAATGTATCACGCGCACTGTGGCCTACGGCTAATACCACATGATCACTGGCTATAAATTCTCCACCAGAGAGAGTGACGCCCTGCACCTGACTATTCACAATCACAATATCTTCAACTTTGCTTTGAAAACGAATAGTTCCACCCAGTGACTCAATTTCGGCGCGCATATTCTCAACCATCGTAACCAGCCTGAAGGTTCCAATATGCGGTTTGTTCACATATAAAATATCTTCGGGCGCCCCTGCTTTTACAAATTCCGTCAGTACTTTCCTGCCCCGAAACTGTGGGTCTTTGATTTGGCTATATAACTTTCCGTCTGAGAACGTACCCGCTCCTCCTTCCCCAAACTGAACATTAGATTCCTGATTGAATTGTCTCTTTCGCCATAAACCGAATGTATCCACTGTACGTTCGCGAACCGCTTTACCCCGCTCAAGAACAATCGGCTTAAATCCCATTTGTGCCAGGATTAGGGCACTAAACAGACCACAGGGGCCGGTGCCGATTACAACAGGTTGGTTTTTAAGTGAAGAGGGTGCCCTGGCAACAAAACGATAAGCCATATCCGGAGTTGGTCTCACACAGATATCATTTGCAAAGCGCTGCAACAAAGTCGCATCGTATGAGGTTTGAATGTCTACCGAATAAATAAAACAAATATGGCCTTTTTTACGTGCATCGTAACTGCGTTTAAAGACAGTGTAAGATAATAAATCGTCTACAGAAATGTTGAGCTTGTTGATGATCGCACTTTTTAAGGCAATGTCATCATGATCAAGAGGCAATTTAATCTCGGTAATTCGAAGCATAGATTAGTTATGTCAAAGTCAATTGAGTCGGAGGTTAAACAGTATGACGCATCAGAATGGCTATTCCGGCACTTGCCAATCGATTTTCCAGCAACCTTCATCGTTTGTCAGGTGCTTATTAAGCAGGGGTAACAGCTCACGAGCTTGGCTTTCCAATTGCCAAGGCGGATTGATGAATAACATGCCGCAACCTGTCATACCGGGTCTGGACGAATCGGGTTCAGGACAAAACTCTATACGCAATTGCCTGCGGATGCCGGTAGCAATCAATGTTTTCATCAAGTTTTCAGTTATTCCCCTGTCAATTACGGGATACCATAAACAATAAATGCCTGTCGCAAATCGGTTAAGAGCTGCCTTGAGCGATTCTACAACGAGACGATAATCTTCCTTTAATTCATAGCTGGGGTCTATGAGAATTAGGCCCCGCTTTTGAATGGGAGGCAATTTTTTAAGTAATGATTTTAATCCGTCTTCCTTGCTGACAGTTACTTGCTTATCACCTTTAAACAAATCGAGTAATAAAGGAAAATCACTGCTATGCAATTCGCTTAATTGCATGCGGTCCTGATGTCTGATCAGTTTTTTGACTAGCGCGGGAGAGCCTGGGTAATGTATCAATGACTTACCCATGTTCAGTGATTTGATTACCCCCAAGTAGGTGGTTAATACAGGCGGAATATCAGTTAGTTGCCATAAACGTGCAATGCCTCGAAGGTATTCGCCGGTTTTTTCGGCGTAGGCTGATTTTAATAAATAGCGACCAGCACCGGCATGGGTATCGATGTAGACGTAGGGTTTCTCTTTTTGATTTAGCGAAGTGATTGCCAAGCTTATCAGGCTGTGTTTGAGCACGTCGGCAAAATTGCCGGCATGAAATCCGTGTCGATAACTGAGCATGAGATAACCTTATAGAGCCAGGGGGATAATCCTGTTAAATGAAGCCGGTAACTGACATTGAGCAGTCCCGGCCTTGATTGAGGTTTTAAAACAATGCCGTTTGATGCAGCCCGAAGACGCTGCATCAAATGGCTAAACCGGAATTATAAAGCGTCTGAAACTTGTCTTTGATAAAACGGCCACTTTTTGACGTGTAAATGTTTTCTTATCGGGGTTTTGATAACCGAAACACATAACGCAATTGAAAAAAGACACCAAACGGCACAATATTCGTTGGGATCGGTGGTGGTCAGGTCGGACACTAAAGGGCCTATCAAATAATGAAAGCCTACAAAACGCCATGATCCGTACATAAGTGGTAAATAGAATGCGACCAGTATGTAGGAAAATGCATGCAACCCCCAATTGAATCCAAATAACCATTGAACCGGTTCCGACATAATGCCATTCAATGGCATTTGCCAAGCGATATGCCAATCGCCGGAAACGGAGCAAGTGCCCGCCCCACAGAAGCCCTCAATGCCGATATTACATTTTCCTGCCCAATCAAATGGAAACATTTTGATGAGCATGGCGAGTGTACCTATGGCACAAATCGTATATACCGTCGTTCGTATTTTCAGCTTCACACTTTCCGGTATGAAGTACATGGCGACCATATTTACGAAAAATGGTTGAAATGCTATGTGAAGATATCCCAGCAACGTCAAGACCTGATTATTGGGATCACTGCATTCATCAATATAAATATACGTAGCCGCCTGAAGTAACTCCATTAATGCAAAATAAGTCAGCGGGATCCATAATTCTTTTGATTCTCCTTTTCTTGCCACATAAAGCGCTGTTGTCAACCCGGCTGCAGCCAGCACGGTTGATGCTTCACCACTCCAACACATTGTACTTTTCTCCCCTCATTGTGTAGTCATGCGAACGGTCAAACGGGTTGCCTTCACATTTTATAATTTGTTGCCTCAACTAAGAAGGCAACTGCAAACCGGTGATTATATTACAACTTTCAGGTAATAAGCGCCTTTGATTAATCGAAGAGGCAAATGATAAATAAATAATCTGACTTTAATAAGGTTAAAAGTTTCAAGTCGCTGATATTTAATAAGTAATCTTCGGTTGATTGACAGCTATTTATGCTCATCCTTAATGGTGGGAGCAGTCGTGTCTGAATCGGACATGGGTTTCGGTTTGACAGGTGCTTTTTTCCAAACGCCCTCTTTTGAAAAACAGCTCCAGCCCCATTTCAACCAGTTCAACAGTGATACAGCCAGCCATAACGACCAAGCCAGCATCAGTATCCGATAAACAATCAACGGAACAGAAAATACGGTTGAAACAGGCAGTTGAGCCTCACTTCTATCCTGATACCAGTTTAGAGAATAAGCCGAAGATTGATTGCCGATGATTTGCATGTCAGGTGCTCCCAGCAAACCCTGTTCGACGGCGATAAACAGAATCGTCAATGACATCAGAGTCAATGCGCCCAGTCCCAGCTGCACGGCATTGAAATAGCGGCTAATTGATTCAGGGTATTGAGCTTTTGCACCCAAAGCAATAAGCCACAAGACCACGATTAAACCAGAAAGAATGGAGACTTGACTTAATCCAATCAACAAAAGCAGCCATTGCCAATGCTTTATAGGTGTTAAGGCAATTTTACCCAAACCCAACGCCAGTCCGGCAAGAACTATCAATACGCCCCAAAAAAGAACTGCTGGACCAAATTTGGGGCCCAACGTATAGAGGATCCATCTATCCTGACCCAGAATGACTTGCAAATCAGTATTTACGCTGGGTAAACCCAAATCCACTTTCGATGTATCCATACGGAAAGAGAGGCCTTCAGGTTCCTGCCATCTCAGGCTAATGCTTTGTTTACCGGGGCTCAAAGGCAGCGTCACCAGTCCCTCTTTGGCGCGAATCGGTTGACTTGAACCCTGGATAATAACGGATTCCAGTTCAACATCCGGTGCCAGTTTTAGGGTGTGCTGGGTACCCAAAGAACTGTTAATGGTTAATTGCAGGTCCACCTGACGTGACCTTTGCCCGGGTTTCGTGCTTAAGCGGCTACTTTCAATGGTTAAATTTTGACCTTTAACAGCTTCAGGTCGGGTTACCTGAATATCAAGTTTTTCACCCGGCCAAGGGTGCCATTCTGGTTGCCAATAGCCTTGTTTGTCGACGTGCATCATGGTAATGCCACGGGTTTCAATATGCCAGACCGGACTAATATCGGCGCGCCATACTTCAATCCAGTCCTGAGTTTCCCCGGCTGTCAATTGAATCGCATCTGCTTTTTCCAGAACAGAATCCCAGCGCAGAACCATTTGGTCAGCAGTCATGTTGACCTGAACCGTCTTATCGTTGACGCGTATACCAGCCGTTGTGACGGCCTCACCGTTAATTAGGGGTAGGGCAAGCACAATCGCCGTTCCGGGTGGAGACATGCGAATGACTTGAGTCGATATCCGCCAATCCAGTCCCAGGTGTAAAAACCGTTCAACTTTGACAAATGGCGGGAGAACGCCGGGTTCCAGAGTCGCCGTTTTCGCTGTTCCGGCAAGTTGTTGCACTCGGGTGAATTGCAATTGGCCGTCTGTTGACCCATTTTCATGCAGTCCATTCACTTCCCATCCGGAAAGACTGATTTCTGTGTAATTGGGTTGTAACCCCAGAGGCAATGTAAATTTTGACAATACAGGAGGAGCTCCCCGCATTGTTACTGAATGCCGACCTCTGGTTAATCCCAGCCACAAGCTATTTTCTTTGCTGAATAAAGCGGTTGCGGGTTTGCCGTCTACCAGTACCTGATTGGGAAACCATTGCTCGTTTTGTGCCGGTAAAGGCAGGCTTACAGATTGCTCGGTATGAATTTCCAGGTCTATGTTCAACATCTGATCGGAAATTGTCAGCTGCATATGAGAAATCTGAGCACAGCCGGGTAAGCAGTCAGGGGCTTCCAGCATCCGGTTTTTCAGTTCCTCCAGCAAAGTGGGATCGGGAAAAGCCGCAAAGGTATCCTGGCTTGGAAGCGATAACAGCGGCAAAAGCATCAAGCCTGCGAGGCTCGGAAACCTTATGTTGAATGGTTTAAGATTCAATCCGAACAGTAATAGCCCGAGTAAAACAATCAAAATCACTCTGATAAAGTTCAGCAACATGGACATTGCCGGTGACAAATACCATAGGCTGATGACTTGCTGGCTATCAACCCAGCCATTCCAGGATAAATGAACTTTACGCCATTGCCACTGAGGCAAGCCGGGACCGGTT comes from Methylicorpusculum oleiharenae and encodes:
- a CDS encoding DUF5765 domain-containing protein, giving the protein MCWSGEASTVLAAAGLTTALYVARKGESKELWIPLTYFALMELLQAATYIYIDECSDPNNQVLTLLGYLHIAFQPFFVNMVAMYFIPESVKLKIRTTVYTICAIGTLAMLIKMFPFDWAGKCNIGIEGFCGAGTCSVSGDWHIAWQMPLNGIMSEPVQWLFGFNWGLHAFSYILVAFYLPLMYGSWRFVGFHYLIGPLVSDLTTTDPNEYCAVWCLFSIALCVSVIKTPIRKHLHVKKWPFYQRQVSDAL
- a CDS encoding 23S rRNA (adenine(2030)-N(6))-methyltransferase RlmJ, whose product is MLSYRHGFHAGNFADVLKHSLISLAITSLNQKEKPYVYIDTHAGAGRYLLKSAYAEKTGEYLRGIARLWQLTDIPPVLTTYLGVIKSLNMGKSLIHYPGSPALVKKLIRHQDRMQLSELHSSDFPLLLDLFKGDKQVTVSKEDGLKSLLKKLPPIQKRGLILIDPSYELKEDYRLVVESLKAALNRFATGIYCLWYPVIDRGITENLMKTLIATGIRRQLRIEFCPEPDSSRPGMTGCGMLFINPPWQLESQARELLPLLNKHLTNDEGCWKIDWQVPE
- a CDS encoding NAD(P)/FAD-dependent oxidoreductase encodes the protein MLRITEIKLPLDHDDIALKSAIINKLNISVDDLLSYTVFKRSYDARKKGHICFIYSVDIQTSYDATLLQRFANDICVRPTPDMAYRFVARAPSSLKNQPVVIGTGPCGLFSALILAQMGFKPIVLERGKAVRERTVDTFGLWRKRQFNQESNVQFGEGGAGTFSDGKLYSQIKDPQFRGRKVLTEFVKAGAPEDILYVNKPHIGTFRLVTMVENMRAEIESLGGTIRFQSKVEDIVIVNSQVQGVTLSGGEFIASDHVVLAVGHSARDTFKMLFDRGVYIESKPFSIGFRIEHPQSMIDQCRFGPQAGNPLLGAADYKLVHHCNNGRTVYSFCMCPGGTVVAATSEPGHVVTNGMSQYSRNERNANSAIVVDISPDDYPDSPLAGVDFQRKWEKLAFELGGRNYDAPAQLVGDFLSGKPSLQLGSVIPSYTPGIHLCDLSSCLPEFVISAIREALPAFDKVIKGFAMNDAILTGVETRTSSPIRIKRNDSLQSLNTAGLFPAGEGAGYAGGILSAAVDGIKIAEAVAISMMNNRE